TCTATATTGATCAAGGTAATTATATACATCATGAAGAAGATCATCGATATTTGAAACTGAGGCAAGTATGAAATGTATTTTATTGACATCAAGAACTTCATTTTTAAGGATTGCTTTTGCAGGTGGAAAAAAACATCCTTGAATGCCTTTTTCCTCTAAAAGCGGAAATACTGTTACAAAATGATCAATATAAGCATCATCGAATGTTAATAAAATTGCATTAGATGGAAAACTCTTCATATTTTCATAATAAATAGCATCAATACAATCTTCAATCGTAACAAATTGATAGTATTTCTCCATATATGCAAGCTGTTCCTTAAATTGACTTGTCAGTAGCCCCTTGATTTTAGGATATCTTGTGTATTGCAATTCTCTAACAAAATGATACATCACAATTGTAATTTGTTTCATCTCGGCCTCCTCATAAAATTAAATTCGGTCGATCTTGGTCAGAATCACCTTTAAAAATACAAAAGTTGAAATCATTGTCACATTTATAAGCGTAGTCTAAATCGATATTTTTCTTCTCAAATGGCTCAAAATAATTCGGTATAATAACCTCACTGGTTGAGTCTCTTTTAATAAATCCACTAGTAGTCAGGTTTATCTCTTTAATCCCAATATTGTAAAAATCAATATACTCAGCATTATAGTGCTGTAATAATCTTTGAAACTCGCCAAACATTCCGAATAATCCCTCAGCATTACCAAAATAATCAACTATTCTCAACGCATGATATGAATCGTGAGAAGATAACCTAAAAACTAATATTCCAACGATAGAACCTTGGCTCTTTATCCCATATACATGGTAGTTATATATTGGATGGCAATAATATCGATGATAAAGATAACCAAGGGACTTTTCTGGTATCTGAGTATTTGGTATAAAGTTTTTAAATTCTCCCGATAATTGAAGAAAATCTGATTTTCTGTATTGAATCAATTTCTTTTCATTTTCCATCGTTAGCCCACTATGATATTGCCCATGAAAATTACCAATCAAATAAAAATCAGTTATCTGCTTATTGACAAGATACCAGTGATTCAAAATTCCTACTTTATAACCCATGTATTTATAAATTCGTATGACTCTAGGGTTTAAACCAAACGCAGAAATAGAACAAGGCTGTTTATTAGAGGCTAAAAAACTCAATAATAATAGTCCCAATCCTGAATGTTTAATATCATCTCTGATCATCCAAATAGCAAGCCACAGATCAATATTCTGGATTGATTTATCAAAATGGCATGTTGGGATAAAACCTAAAATTCCGTGAATTTCATTTGTCTTAAGATGTTTAGCGATAACAAAATTATAAAGTTGATTTTCCTCATCGTAGTGTTGCCAATCCATTAATTTTTTACTTGTCGTTAGAGCATGATTGCTTTTCCAGTGATCTTTTATAAATCGTTGAAGTTCTAACAATTCAGTTTCTAAACAAATGTGTATACTATAATTTTCCAATGAGCCCCCCATGAAAACTCCTTATCTTCTTTAACCTTTCACTATACTGTTGGTGATAAGATACCATATTTTCCAACTTTAACATCATGCCCATAAGATGCATAAGCATTCCTCATGATAAAATCATCTAATCGAACATTATCGCTTATTAAACAATATGGACATATAACTACGCCTTCTCCTATTTTTGCTGTTGGAATTATCAAGAAAGTTGAAGAATCAAAGAAATAAATTTCGCTCCTCTTTTTTTATATCTATACTATAATTATTTTTTCAACGTATTTAGACTGATAATTATTTATTTCCATAATTATGCCTTTCTTATAATCAATAAATTACAATACTTCTGATATTTATTGTAATTTACTTATCTTGCACTATATCCCCCATCTACAATTAAATTAATACCAATTATCCATTTTGCAGCATCGGACAACAAAAATGCACAAGCACTTGCTATGTCCTCTGTTTTACCTAAACCCAAAGGATGCATATTTATAATTAATTTCTTGGATTCCTCTGAAAGATTCTCAAACATTTTATTTGACATCTCTGTTTCCACCACTCCTGGAAGTACACAATTCACCTTTATGTTTTTGGGTGCCAACTCCAGTGCCATTGCCTTTACGCCTGAGGTTAATGCTCCTTTTGAGCTGCAATAAGCAATTTTTCCTGACTGTCCTAAAATCCCCATAACTGATGATATAAATACAAAACTTGCTCCTTCTTTGTTTATATATTTTTTCTTAGAAATAATTTTAGCTAATTCAAATCCTGCGATTACATTTACCGAAAATATCTC
This Candidatus Ancaeobacter aquaticus DNA region includes the following protein-coding sequences:
- a CDS encoding SDR family oxidoreductase, which translates into the protein MVNPIFNLKNKNIIITGASSGIGRQCAITLSQLGANVILIARNKERLKDIFNKLKKGNHLILSQDITEYAKLEEVVNTAVDKIGRISGFVHSAGTEVTLPLRSMKPSYYEEIFSVNVIAGFELAKIISKKKYINKEGASFVFISSVMGILGQSGKIAYCSSKGALTSGVKAMALELAPKNIKVNCVLPGVVETEMSNKMFENLSEESKKLIINMHPLGLGKTEDIASACAFLLSDAAKWIIGINLIVDGGYSAR